Proteins encoded in a region of the Streptomyces sp. NBC_00258 genome:
- a CDS encoding C40 family peptidase has product MAPHRKSRPPSPMGIRTPALATAALTSVALLSQTANASPAEEPRPSLEEVEKKVDDLYRQAETAGEKYNAAKEKTTKQKKRVDTLLDDVARRTEKLNDAREELGTFAAAQYRTGASAPDTASLLLADNPQDYFDQTQLMDRLTSRQKQSVDDYVTQQTATTEKRQEASESLETLTRTQSSLKTSKADVQRKLATARDLLSKLTAEEKARLAAIERKKQEEAQRKADELARQQAADAERRRQEAAQGTGTSTGSGSASGTSGSGSAASTAKADKALAFARAQIGKPYVWGASGPGSYDCSGLTQAAWKAAGVTLPRTTWDQVKAGATVSVNSAQPGDLVFFYDDISHVGIYIGDGMMIHAPKPGAYVREESIYYMPIHSVVRPA; this is encoded by the coding sequence GTGGCGCCACACCGCAAGTCCCGGCCCCCCAGTCCCATGGGCATACGGACTCCGGCCCTCGCCACCGCGGCCCTGACCTCGGTGGCCCTCCTCTCCCAGACGGCGAACGCGTCCCCCGCCGAGGAGCCCAGGCCGAGCCTCGAGGAAGTCGAGAAGAAGGTCGACGACCTCTACCGCCAGGCGGAGACGGCCGGCGAGAAGTACAACGCGGCCAAGGAGAAGACCACCAAGCAGAAGAAGCGCGTCGACACCCTCCTCGACGACGTGGCGCGCCGCACGGAGAAGCTCAACGACGCGCGCGAGGAACTCGGTACGTTCGCCGCCGCGCAGTACCGCACCGGGGCCTCCGCCCCCGACACCGCCTCCCTCCTCCTCGCGGACAACCCGCAGGACTACTTCGACCAGACCCAGCTGATGGACCGGCTGACCAGCCGCCAGAAGCAGTCCGTCGACGACTACGTGACGCAGCAGACCGCCACGACGGAGAAGCGGCAGGAGGCGTCCGAGAGCCTGGAGACGCTCACCAGGACGCAGAGCTCGCTGAAGACGTCCAAGGCCGACGTCCAGCGGAAGCTCGCCACGGCGCGCGACCTCCTCTCGAAGCTGACCGCCGAGGAGAAGGCGCGGCTCGCCGCGATCGAGCGGAAGAAGCAGGAAGAGGCCCAGCGCAAGGCGGACGAGCTGGCCCGGCAGCAGGCGGCCGACGCCGAGCGGCGGCGCCAGGAGGCCGCGCAGGGCACCGGGACCTCCACGGGCTCGGGGAGCGCCTCGGGGACCTCCGGGTCCGGCTCCGCCGCCTCCACCGCCAAGGCCGACAAGGCCCTCGCCTTCGCCCGCGCCCAGATCGGCAAGCCGTACGTCTGGGGCGCCAGCGGCCCCGGCTCGTACGACTGCTCCGGTCTCACCCAGGCCGCCTGGAAGGCCGCCGGCGTCACGCTCCCGCGCACCACCTGGGACCAGGTCAAGGCCGGCGCGACGGTCTCCGTGAACAGCGCCCAGCCCGGTGACCTGGTCTTCTTCTACGACGACATCAGCCACGTCGGCATCTACATCGGCGACGGAATGATGATCCACGCGCCCAAGCCGGGGGCGTACGTCCGCGAGGAGTCGATCTACTACATGCCGATCCACAGCGTGGTGCGCCCGGCATGA
- a CDS encoding C40 family peptidase: MAAHRKPRQRSVGGSTARTAFTIALAGAASATGFEGTGTAAPELTPAQVRAKVDKLYQEAEVATEKYNGAKEKSTKTRGRLDTLQDEAARRTQRLNSERDALGSLAAAQYRDGGVDPALGLMLSSDPDQYLDGAAFAERAGDRQASNVSRVRRQLREIEQLRGAAHVELTSLKERQAELRRHKTTVTGKLGEARDLLSRLSDADRARIGADDADSARASRSAAGPRDLGGGTGSSAAATNSRAETAISYAYGKLGSPYVWGATGPDAFDCSGLMQAAYREAGISLPRTTYAQINAGRRVSRSELRPGDLVFFYSGISHVGLYVGNGQMVHAPNPSAPVRVAPIDEMPFAGATRVA; this comes from the coding sequence GTGGCAGCGCACCGCAAGCCGAGACAGCGCTCAGTCGGCGGCAGTACGGCCCGCACCGCCTTCACCATCGCGCTGGCGGGCGCGGCGAGCGCGACCGGGTTCGAGGGGACGGGAACCGCCGCCCCGGAGCTGACACCCGCTCAGGTCAGGGCGAAGGTCGACAAGTTGTACCAGGAGGCGGAGGTCGCCACCGAGAAGTACAACGGTGCGAAGGAGAAGTCGACGAAGACGCGGGGCCGGCTGGACACCCTTCAGGACGAGGCCGCGCGCAGGACGCAACGGCTCAACTCCGAGCGGGACGCGCTCGGTTCACTCGCCGCCGCGCAGTACCGGGACGGCGGCGTCGACCCCGCGCTGGGGCTCATGCTCTCCTCCGACCCGGATCAGTACCTGGACGGGGCCGCGTTCGCCGAGCGGGCCGGCGACAGGCAGGCCTCGAACGTGTCGCGGGTACGTCGGCAGCTGCGCGAGATCGAGCAGCTGCGCGGGGCCGCCCACGTGGAGCTCACCTCGCTCAAGGAACGGCAGGCGGAGCTGAGGCGGCACAAGACGACCGTCACCGGGAAGCTGGGAGAGGCACGGGATCTGCTGTCGCGGCTGTCGGACGCGGACCGGGCCCGCATCGGCGCCGACGACGCGGACTCCGCGCGTGCCTCACGTTCCGCCGCGGGCCCGCGCGACCTGGGCGGCGGCACGGGTTCATCTGCCGCTGCTACCAACTCCCGTGCCGAGACAGCGATTTCGTACGCGTACGGGAAACTCGGCAGTCCATATGTGTGGGGTGCCACCGGACCCGACGCCTTCGACTGCTCGGGGCTGATGCAGGCCGCGTACCGTGAAGCGGGGATCTCGCTGCCCCGCACGACGTACGCGCAGATCAACGCGGGCCGGCGTGTGTCGCGGTCCGAACTGCGCCCCGGCGATCTGGTGTTCTTCTACTCGGGCATCAGCCATGTGGGGCTGTACGTGGGCAACGGGCAGATGGTCCACGCGCCCAATCCGTCGGCGCCGGTGCGGGTGGCGCCGATCGACGAGATGCCGTTCGCGGGGGCCACGCGCGTGGCGTGA
- the pdxR gene encoding MocR-like pyridoxine biosynthesis transcription factor PdxR, whose product MDRSKDGAVEGAIGEASESGSGAVVSGSDFLQLDVREAPFGGRAEWLAGQLRQAVADGRLPVGSRLPATRVLAAELRVSRGVVTEAYRRLSEEGQVEGRGRGGTVVVAGPGAAGAPGSGGGGRAIGSGQLAYATPPYAEFPSTPSPSTQYPSTPSPSTPSPSTPSSPFDGPPGDDVFDLIRTAAARIDLSPGVPDLAAFPRAAWLRAERGVFGELAAGGFGYGDPRGTEELRRAVARWLGRYRGIRVEAGDVLIVAGTAQALALIGRVLREDGIEEIAVEDPGSLGVRQHLWNQGLRTPPVAVDGEGVVVSELRDHRAVLLTPAHQFPTGVVLGGARRRELMRWAGDGGLVVEDDYDAEHRYDRAPVPALRSMLPERVCYAGSVSKLLAPALRMGWVVAPARYREALVAAKRYADLGNAVLPQLVLARLMESGELERHLRLVRRRHRRRRDAMIGAIRARLPGAVVHGAAAGLHLLITFGGGDSAGTSGGAPGEFRDTDLAADSLAHGVKVHPLSWHRQRPDGPPGLLLGYAASSVSAIEEGIAVLGEAVGRCSAGTRGPNTRTAHR is encoded by the coding sequence GTGGACAGGTCCAAAGACGGTGCTGTTGAAGGGGCCATAGGCGAAGCCTCGGAGTCGGGCTCGGGTGCGGTCGTCTCCGGCTCCGACTTTCTCCAACTCGATGTGCGCGAGGCGCCGTTCGGTGGGCGGGCCGAGTGGCTGGCCGGGCAGTTGCGGCAGGCCGTCGCCGACGGGCGGTTGCCGGTCGGCAGCCGGCTCCCGGCGACTCGGGTGCTCGCCGCGGAGTTGCGCGTCTCGCGCGGGGTGGTGACCGAGGCGTACCGGCGGCTCTCGGAGGAAGGGCAGGTGGAGGGACGGGGGAGGGGCGGGACCGTGGTGGTGGCGGGGCCGGGGGCCGCGGGAGCTCCGGGTTCGGGTGGTGGGGGTCGTGCGATCGGCTCCGGGCAACTCGCTTACGCCACGCCTCCGTACGCCGAGTTCCCTTCCACTCCGTCCCCGTCCACCCAGTACCCGTCCACCCCGTCCCCCTCCACTCCGTCCCCTTCCACTCCGTCCTCCCCGTTCGACGGCCCGCCCGGCGACGACGTCTTCGACCTGATCCGTACGGCGGCCGCGCGGATCGATCTGTCGCCGGGGGTGCCGGATCTCGCGGCGTTTCCGCGGGCGGCCTGGCTGCGGGCCGAGCGAGGGGTGTTCGGGGAGCTGGCGGCGGGCGGGTTCGGGTACGGGGATCCGCGCGGGACCGAGGAGCTGCGGCGGGCCGTCGCCCGGTGGCTGGGGCGGTACCGGGGAATCAGGGTCGAGGCCGGTGACGTACTGATCGTCGCCGGGACCGCGCAGGCGCTCGCGCTGATCGGGCGGGTGCTGCGGGAGGACGGCATCGAGGAGATCGCCGTGGAGGACCCGGGGTCGCTCGGGGTCCGCCAGCATCTGTGGAACCAGGGACTGCGTACCCCGCCCGTGGCGGTCGACGGAGAGGGCGTCGTCGTCTCCGAACTGCGGGACCACCGGGCCGTGTTGCTGACGCCGGCACACCAGTTTCCGACGGGGGTCGTGCTCGGGGGCGCGCGGCGCCGGGAGCTGATGCGGTGGGCCGGGGACGGCGGGCTGGTCGTGGAGGACGACTACGACGCCGAGCACCGTTACGACCGGGCGCCCGTGCCCGCGCTGCGGTCGATGCTGCCGGAGCGGGTCTGCTACGCCGGGAGCGTGTCCAAGCTGCTCGCGCCCGCGCTGCGGATGGGGTGGGTGGTGGCGCCCGCGCGGTACCGGGAGGCGCTGGTCGCCGCGAAACGGTACGCCGACCTCGGCAACGCGGTTCTGCCCCAGCTCGTGCTGGCCCGGCTGATGGAGTCGGGGGAACTGGAGCGGCACCTGCGGCTGGTACGGCGGCGCCATCGGCGTCGGCGGGACGCGATGATCGGGGCGATACGGGCGCGGTTGCCGGGCGCGGTGGTGCACGGGGCCGCGGCCGGGCTGCATCTGCTGATCACGTTCGGCGGGGGCGACAGCGCCGGTACGAGTGGCGGGGCGCCGGGGGAGTTCAGGGACACGGACCTCGCCGCCGACTCGCTGGCCCACGGGGTCAAGGTGCACCCGCTCTCCTGGCACCGTCAGCGCCCGGACGGCCCACCCGGGCTGCTGCTCGGCTACGCGGCGTCTTCGGTGTCGGCGATCGAGGAGGGGATCGCCGTACTGGGCGAGGCAGTTGGCCGCTGCTCGGCCGGTACCCGGGGCCCCAACACCCGTACGGCCCACCGATAG
- a CDS encoding L-histidine N(alpha)-methyltransferase: MTTSANPVDYVHGYSPHESRRLGDQANTLAELLHAGTAYPPGSKVLEVGCGVGAQTVHLVAASPEARFTAVDISAASLAQARARVTARFPDALVTWHRADLFELPFKDAEFDHVLVCFVLEHLPDPRRALTALRRVLRPGGTLTVIEGDHGSTFFHPDSTYAHAAIDCQVRLQQAAGGNALLGRRLHPLLTAAGYERVDVRPRPVYADSSRPALVEGFTRNTFIAMIESVREDALAAGLMTPTDWDHGLVDLRRTADPDGTFHYTFFKAVAVNP; the protein is encoded by the coding sequence ATGACCACAAGCGCCAACCCCGTCGACTACGTCCACGGCTACTCCCCTCACGAGTCCCGCCGCCTCGGCGACCAGGCAAACACCCTCGCGGAACTGCTCCACGCCGGCACGGCGTACCCACCGGGCAGCAAGGTCCTGGAGGTGGGCTGCGGAGTGGGCGCCCAGACGGTGCACCTGGTCGCGGCAAGCCCGGAGGCCCGCTTCACGGCGGTGGACATCTCGGCCGCCTCGCTGGCCCAGGCCCGTGCCCGCGTCACGGCACGGTTCCCGGACGCCCTGGTCACCTGGCACCGGGCCGACCTCTTCGAACTCCCTTTCAAGGACGCCGAGTTCGACCACGTCCTCGTCTGCTTCGTGCTTGAGCACCTGCCCGACCCGCGGCGGGCTCTCACGGCCCTGCGCCGTGTCCTGCGCCCCGGCGGCACGCTCACCGTCATCGAGGGCGACCACGGCTCGACGTTCTTCCACCCCGACAGCACGTACGCCCACGCTGCCATCGACTGCCAGGTCCGACTACAGCAGGCGGCGGGCGGAAACGCCTTGCTGGGTCGCCGACTGCACCCGCTTCTCACCGCCGCCGGGTACGAGCGCGTAGACGTCCGCCCCCGGCCGGTCTACGCCGACAGCTCCCGCCCGGCCCTGGTCGAGGGCTTCACCCGCAACACCTTCATCGCGATGATCGAGTCCGTACGGGAGGACGCCCTGGCGGCGGGTCTCATGACCCCGACGGACTGGGATCACGGCCTGGTGGACCTGCGCCGCACGGCGGACCCGGACGGCACGTTCCACTACACGTTCTTCAAGGCCGTGGCCGTGAACCCCTGA
- a CDS encoding response regulator transcription factor yields the protein MSDANEPTGAAGPDAGTTGAGTAGGPAAATGAAGSAGAAGAAGVGAPSGAALANDPAGAPDPADPAGSAPGRRVRVVLVDDHRMFRTGVQAEIGQTERTGVEVVGEAADVDQAVTVITATRPEVVLLDVHLPGGGGVEVLRRCSPLMADAEQPVRFLALSVSDAAEDVIGVIRGGARGYVTKTITGTDLVDSVFRVQDGDAVFSPRLAGFVLDAFASTDAPPVDEDLDRLTQREREVLRLIARGYAYKEIAKQLFISVKTVESHVSAVLRKLQLSNRHELTRWATARRLV from the coding sequence ATGAGCGACGCGAACGAACCGACCGGAGCGGCCGGGCCGGACGCCGGCACGACCGGCGCGGGCACGGCCGGCGGCCCTGCCGCGGCGACCGGTGCGGCAGGTTCGGCCGGCGCGGCCGGTGCGGCCGGAGTCGGCGCGCCGTCCGGTGCCGCCCTGGCCAACGACCCTGCGGGCGCCCCTGATCCGGCTGATCCGGCGGGCTCCGCGCCCGGGCGACGCGTGCGCGTGGTCCTCGTCGACGACCACCGCATGTTCCGTACGGGGGTCCAGGCGGAGATCGGGCAGACCGAGCGGACCGGGGTCGAGGTGGTCGGCGAGGCCGCCGACGTCGACCAGGCCGTCACGGTCATCACGGCGACCCGGCCCGAGGTCGTCCTCCTCGACGTGCACCTTCCGGGCGGCGGCGGGGTCGAAGTCCTGCGCCGCTGCTCGCCGTTGATGGCGGACGCCGAGCAGCCGGTGCGGTTCCTCGCGCTGTCCGTGTCGGACGCCGCGGAGGACGTCATCGGTGTGATCCGGGGCGGCGCCCGTGGCTACGTCACGAAGACGATCACAGGCACGGACCTCGTCGACTCCGTCTTCCGCGTCCAGGACGGCGACGCGGTCTTCTCGCCCCGCCTGGCCGGCTTCGTCCTCGACGCCTTCGCCTCCACCGACGCCCCGCCCGTCGACGAGGACCTGGACCGCCTCACCCAGCGCGAGCGCGAGGTCCTGCGCCTCATCGCCCGCGGGTACGCGTACAAGGAGATCGCCAAGCAGCTGTTCATCTCCGTCAAGACGGTCGAGTCCCATGTCTCGGCGGTCCTCCGGAAGCTCCAGCTGTCGAACCGGCACGAGCTGACGCGGTGGGCGACGGCCCGACGGCTGGTCTGA
- a CDS encoding ATP-binding protein, with translation MPEAATLTVEDPRPPRKLYRSSDGRWLGGVARGLAGHLGLPVIWVRLVFVGLMMADGLGALLYAAFWFFVPLGIGGVDAERPPALATETAPDGRRRLVARKPDKGQIVALLAMVVVALIFVGNVDLSGGAKAYLWPTVLVGAGVALVWRQADNARRARWMEVGRRKRTITLLRSAAGVLLVATGVSAIFVLQGSAAHLGSVLQAALAVLVGIALLAGPYLVRMTQDLSEERLMRIRAQERAEVAAHVHDSVLHTLTLIQRNAENASEVRRLARAQERDLRNWLYKPEGTGKDEDDEPGTLAEAVKRNAAEVEDKHGVPIEVVVVGDCPLDDRIGAQMQAAREAMVNAAKYGGEGGAVQVFAEVEGRTVFVSVRDRGPGFDLDSIPGDRMGVRESIIGRMERNGGTARLRAVPDGGTEVELEMERAET, from the coding sequence ATGCCGGAAGCCGCAACCCTGACCGTCGAGGATCCGCGGCCGCCGCGCAAGCTCTACCGCAGCAGTGACGGACGCTGGCTCGGAGGGGTGGCGCGGGGGCTCGCGGGCCATCTCGGGCTGCCCGTGATCTGGGTGCGGCTGGTCTTCGTCGGCCTGATGATGGCGGACGGCCTCGGCGCGTTGCTGTACGCGGCGTTCTGGTTCTTCGTCCCGCTCGGCATCGGCGGTGTGGACGCCGAGCGGCCTCCCGCCCTCGCCACCGAGACCGCGCCCGACGGCCGCCGCAGGCTCGTCGCCCGCAAGCCCGACAAGGGCCAGATCGTCGCCCTGCTCGCCATGGTCGTGGTGGCCCTGATCTTCGTCGGCAATGTGGACCTGAGCGGCGGAGCCAAGGCCTACCTCTGGCCCACCGTCCTCGTGGGCGCGGGCGTCGCCCTGGTCTGGCGCCAGGCGGACAACGCTCGGCGGGCCCGCTGGATGGAGGTGGGCCGCCGCAAGCGCACGATCACCCTGCTCCGCTCCGCGGCCGGTGTCCTGCTCGTCGCCACGGGCGTCTCCGCGATCTTCGTCCTGCAGGGCTCCGCGGCTCACCTGGGCTCGGTTCTCCAGGCCGCGCTCGCGGTCCTCGTCGGCATAGCGCTGCTCGCCGGCCCGTATCTCGTCCGCATGACCCAGGACCTCTCCGAGGAGCGCCTGATGCGCATCCGCGCCCAGGAGCGGGCCGAGGTCGCCGCCCACGTCCACGACTCGGTGCTGCACACCCTGACCCTGATACAGCGAAACGCCGAGAACGCGAGCGAGGTGCGACGCCTCGCCCGCGCCCAGGAGCGCGACCTGCGCAACTGGCTCTACAAGCCCGAGGGCACCGGCAAGGACGAGGACGACGAGCCCGGCACGCTCGCGGAGGCCGTGAAGCGCAACGCCGCCGAGGTGGAGGACAAGCACGGCGTCCCCATCGAGGTCGTGGTCGTCGGCGACTGCCCGCTCGACGACCGGATCGGCGCCCAGATGCAGGCCGCGAGGGAAGCCATGGTGAACGCGGCCAAGTACGGTGGCGAGGGCGGCGCGGTGCAGGTCTTCGCCGAGGTCGAGGGGAGAACCGTCTTCGTGTCGGTCCGGGACCGCGGCCCGGGCTTCGACCTGGATTCGATACCCGGCGACCGCATGGGCGTCAGAGAATCGATCATCGGCCGCATGGAGCGCAACGGCGGCACGGCGCGGCTGCGCGCGGTGCCGGACGGCGGCACGGAGGTCGAGCTGGAGATGGAGAGGGCGGAGACATGA
- a CDS encoding PspC domain-containing protein gives MTDHQHAAPGPGPGSGPAGGGIPGAEPQDTVPAGARATAGEEPRAPGEPHTPGSPVTPGEPGVPEVPRKFRRDPRHKMLGGVCAGLGRQCDMDPVIFRIVLAVLSATGGLGLIFYGFAWLFVPNDDEDENEVRKLLTGRVDGQALAGVLFALVGCGVFLSMLSNSGVLTFATTLSLLLAGAGYWSRQRATEDPDPLAAQAVADAPPEAQAPPVPASFPSWWREPIVKDGTYVGGTGYLWGPKDVRDRDIAAAITIAQGGGHGRDIRPRAPKPRGPRSIGGSAFLLALLAGLLATRLTWDDRALGASLQTGLACALVVLGLGIAVSAFRGRTGAGSIFLAIVTAGLLACSAALPKDISTHWVRTDWTPATAAAVQEQYDLGTGVGTLDLSRIDLAKGRTVTTNAEVGLGQLKVILPKDVTVKLVIEVGVGDIQLPGDDQQDVDVAPGKHKQVTLSPTGESADKAKAGGTLDLTLEVGIGQAEVTRVTS, from the coding sequence ATGACAGATCACCAGCACGCCGCGCCGGGTCCGGGACCCGGCTCCGGCCCGGCCGGGGGTGGAATCCCGGGGGCGGAGCCGCAGGACACCGTGCCCGCGGGCGCCCGGGCGACCGCGGGTGAGGAGCCGCGCGCACCCGGGGAGCCGCACACCCCGGGGAGTCCGGTCACACCCGGTGAGCCCGGTGTGCCCGAGGTCCCGCGGAAGTTCCGGCGCGACCCACGGCACAAGATGCTGGGCGGCGTGTGCGCGGGGCTCGGGCGGCAGTGCGACATGGACCCGGTGATCTTCCGGATCGTGCTCGCCGTTCTCTCGGCGACCGGCGGCCTCGGCCTCATCTTCTACGGCTTCGCCTGGCTCTTCGTCCCGAACGACGACGAGGACGAGAACGAGGTGCGCAAGCTCCTCACCGGCCGGGTGGACGGCCAGGCGCTGGCGGGCGTGCTGTTCGCCCTGGTCGGCTGCGGTGTGTTCCTCTCCATGCTGAGCAACAGCGGTGTGCTGACGTTCGCGACGACGCTCTCGCTGCTCCTCGCCGGCGCCGGGTACTGGTCGCGGCAGCGCGCGACGGAGGACCCCGACCCGCTCGCCGCGCAGGCCGTCGCCGACGCGCCGCCGGAGGCACAGGCGCCGCCCGTCCCCGCCTCGTTCCCCTCCTGGTGGCGCGAGCCCATCGTCAAGGACGGCACGTATGTGGGCGGCACGGGCTATCTGTGGGGCCCCAAGGACGTGCGCGACCGCGACATCGCGGCCGCGATCACCATCGCGCAGGGCGGCGGTCACGGCCGGGACATACGGCCCCGGGCGCCCAAGCCGCGCGGCCCTCGCTCGATCGGCGGCTCGGCCTTCCTTCTCGCCCTCCTCGCGGGCCTGCTCGCCACGCGCCTGACCTGGGACGACCGCGCACTGGGCGCCAGCCTGCAGACCGGCCTGGCCTGCGCGCTCGTCGTGCTCGGCCTGGGCATCGCGGTCAGCGCGTTCCGAGGACGCACAGGAGCGGGGTCGATCTTCCTCGCGATCGTCACGGCGGGCCTGCTGGCATGCTCGGCGGCACTGCCGAAGGACATCAGCACCCACTGGGTGCGTACGGACTGGACACCGGCCACGGCCGCCGCCGTACAGGAGCAGTACGACCTCGGCACCGGCGTCGGCACGCTCGACCTCAGCCGGATCGACCTCGCCAAGGGCCGGACCGTGACGACGAACGCCGAGGTGGGGTTGGGACAGCTCAAGGTGATCCTGCCCAAGGACGTGACGGTGAAGCTGGTGATCGAAGTGGGCGTCGGCGACATCCAGTTGCCGGGTGACGACCAGCAGGACGTGGACGTGGCCCCGGGCAAGCACAAGCAGGTGACGCTCTCCCCCACGGGAGAGAGCGCGGACAAGGCCAAGGCCGGCGGCACGCTCGACCTCACCCTCGAAGTCGGCATCGGACAGGCGGAGGTCACCCGTGTCACGTCATGA
- a CDS encoding DoxX family protein: protein MAHGMRMDTHSGYMDDGGGDWRDTATRYALLPLRVFLGVTFIYAGIDKLTDSAFMNDAGAGSVGDLMRTVRDSSAIPALVDLALKNPVGFGYAIAFGELAVGIGTLIGLLARLAAFGGALISLSLWLTVSWASDPYYYGNDLPYLMAWLPIVLAGASVFSVDAMLRSRRRRRSSSAY, encoded by the coding sequence ATGGCTCACGGCATGCGAATGGACACGCACTCCGGGTACATGGACGACGGCGGCGGTGACTGGCGGGACACCGCGACGCGGTACGCCCTGCTTCCGCTGCGGGTCTTCCTCGGCGTCACCTTCATCTACGCGGGAATCGACAAGCTGACCGACAGCGCCTTCATGAACGATGCCGGGGCCGGGTCGGTCGGCGACCTGATGCGGACGGTGCGCGACTCGTCGGCCATCCCCGCGCTCGTCGATCTCGCCCTGAAGAATCCCGTCGGCTTCGGCTATGCCATCGCCTTCGGTGAACTCGCGGTGGGTATCGGCACGCTGATCGGTCTCCTCGCCCGTCTCGCCGCGTTCGGCGGCGCCCTGATCTCCCTCAGCCTCTGGCTGACGGTGAGCTGGGCCTCGGACCCGTACTACTACGGCAACGACCTCCCCTACCTGATGGCCTGGCTGCCGATCGTTCTGGCCGGTGCGTCGGTGTTCTCGGTGGATGCGATGCTTCGGTCCCGGCGGAGGCGCCGGTCGAGCAGCGCCTACTAG